The Acidimicrobiia bacterium genome includes a window with the following:
- a CDS encoding polyprenyl synthetase family protein: protein MELPVLRDLVPIDRVWARLEEVERRLYEVSTSENTFVTEIAQHLLGGGKRYRPMLAQVAAEIGGADGTDPVEAGVSVELIHLGSLYHDDVIDEAGSRRGQTSVNTNWSNTIAILAGDFLLARASEVAAPLGTEAVALLARTYANLCEGQVLELQLGNDLDHGPEDYYRVIENKTASLIRTSARLGAMAGGADRAQIDAATRWGHEVGLVFQLTDDVLDLLATEDFLGKPAGSDIHEGTFTLPVIYALRGADGDRLRGLLGGGKPYAEEAVEEVIHLVRDGGHLDRVLDETMGHIAAAEEAIATLPDSDVTKVLRTLGEYLVQRVEAARGS, encoded by the coding sequence ATGGAACTCCCCGTCCTCCGGGACCTGGTACCCATCGATCGGGTGTGGGCGCGCCTCGAGGAGGTAGAGCGCCGCCTCTATGAGGTTTCGACCTCCGAGAACACTTTCGTAACCGAGATCGCCCAGCATCTCCTCGGTGGCGGCAAGCGCTATCGGCCGATGCTCGCCCAGGTCGCCGCCGAGATCGGTGGCGCCGACGGGACCGATCCCGTGGAGGCGGGGGTATCGGTCGAATTGATTCACCTCGGCAGCCTCTATCACGACGATGTGATCGACGAGGCCGGCAGCCGACGCGGGCAGACCTCGGTGAACACCAACTGGTCGAACACCATTGCCATCCTCGCCGGCGACTTCCTGCTGGCCCGGGCATCCGAAGTGGCGGCGCCGCTGGGGACCGAAGCGGTGGCTCTGCTCGCTCGCACCTACGCCAACCTCTGCGAGGGGCAGGTGCTGGAGCTACAGCTCGGCAACGACCTCGACCACGGCCCCGAGGACTACTACCGGGTGATCGAGAACAAGACGGCGAGCCTGATCCGCACCTCGGCGCGGTTGGGGGCGATGGCGGGAGGCGCCGATCGGGCGCAGATCGATGCGGCCACCCGGTGGGGCCACGAAGTGGGATTGGTGTTCCAGCTGACCGACGACGTGCTCGACCTGCTCGCCACCGAAGACTTCCTCGGCAAGCCCGCTGGCTCTGACATCCACGAAGGTACCTTCACCCTGCCGGTCATCTACGCGTTGCGGGGTGCGGACGGGGATCGGCTGCGGGGGCTATTGGGTGGAGGCAAGCCCTATGCCGAAGAAGCGGTCGAGGAGGTGATCCACCTCGTTCGCGATGGGGGGCACCTCGATCGAGTGCTCGACGAGACCATGGGCCACATCGCCGCCGCCGAGGAGGCGATCGCGACGCTGCCCGACAGCGATGTCACCAAGGTGTTGCGGACACTGGGCGAATACCTGGTACAGCGGGTGGAGGCGGCGCGGGGGTCCTAG
- a CDS encoding CrcB family protein: MTVLAVIAAGGLGAGLRFIMGATIQRRLATELPWPTAIVNTLGSLALGVILGTGSHGAAVDVTTGLIAGFTTFSTWMIEAVYLWEEGRGGRHRAVIALLGPTTVGLLAAAVGFGFGSLLAR, encoded by the coding sequence GTGACCGTGCTCGCCGTGATCGCTGCCGGAGGACTTGGCGCAGGGCTCCGCTTCATCATGGGTGCGACGATCCAGCGGCGTCTCGCAACGGAGCTCCCGTGGCCCACCGCCATCGTGAATACCCTCGGCAGCCTCGCTCTCGGAGTCATCCTCGGAACCGGCAGCCATGGTGCCGCGGTCGACGTCACCACCGGGTTGATCGCCGGGTTCACCACATTCAGCACCTGGATGATCGAGGCCGTGTACCTGTGGGAGGAGGGCCGCGGAGGCCGACACCGGGCAGTCATCGCCCTACTTGGCCCGACCACGGTCGGTCTGCTTGCCGCGGCTGTCGGATTTGGCTTCGGGAGTCTTCTCGCGCGGTGA
- a CDS encoding CrcB family protein — MQPVATAPRHHLALLVIAGGMVGSALRIGVVELIPANAFPWATLAVNLTGSLFVGWALPGLQARSRGQRRVAFVGIGVAAAYTTFATFVGDAVLLVEAERWSAAAGYAVLSVVGGAAGTVLGYLLGRRP, encoded by the coding sequence ATGCAGCCCGTCGCCACTGCACCCCGACACCACCTCGCACTCCTCGTCATCGCCGGCGGCATGGTGGGGTCGGCGCTGCGGATCGGAGTGGTGGAACTGATCCCCGCCAACGCGTTCCCCTGGGCCACCCTCGCCGTCAATCTCACCGGTTCGCTGTTCGTCGGTTGGGCCCTTCCCGGTCTGCAGGCCAGGAGTCGGGGGCAGCGACGGGTGGCGTTCGTCGGCATCGGAGTCGCCGCCGCTTACACCACCTTCGCCACATTCGTAGGAGACGCCGTCCTCCTGGTCGAGGCCGAGCGCTGGTCGGCAGCCGCCGGGTACGCCGTGCTCTCGGTGGTGGGAGGCGCCGCGGGAACCGTCCTCGGGTACCTCCTCGGGAGGCGCCCGTGA
- the lysS gene encoding lysine--tRNA ligase translates to MSAAPADSQWPNAVERIGALLTDEGLDEHVLTAARLAKVEAIRTAGDEPYPFRFERTATAAELHAAHDGLPAGTDTGLHVSVAGRLMNSRDIGALVFGVLQDHTGQIQLFVEADRLGDRFVAFGDLDSGDWVGAEGEVVTTKRGELSVRVESFTLLAKGLRPLPEKWHGLTDVEKRHRYRYVDLIVNADAREVMRRRVETIQSIRESLLARGYLEVETPVLHHVPSGGLATPFVTHHDALGLDMFLRIALELHLKRLIVGGADRVFEIGRVFRNEGVSPRHNPEFTMLELYEALADYNDMATLTEALVVEAAEKVLGTTEITFDGRSMSLAAPWRRIDYVGSVSDATGKDWDPVMPVADARKQAIAAGVQSEGSWGTGRIIAEVFESVVEDSLWDPTFVLDFPEEISPLARKHRSRPGLTERFEVIVAGNELANAFSELNDPVEQRRRFETQAAARAAGDHEAHPMDEDFLRALEYGMPPTGGMGMGIDRLVMLLSDKPSIREVVLFPHMRPE, encoded by the coding sequence ATGTCCGCTGCCCCTGCCGATAGCCAATGGCCAAATGCGGTCGAGCGCATCGGGGCCCTCTTGACCGACGAAGGGCTCGACGAGCACGTTCTGACCGCGGCGCGGCTTGCCAAAGTCGAAGCAATTCGCACGGCGGGGGATGAGCCATATCCGTTCAGGTTCGAGCGCACGGCCACGGCCGCCGAATTGCATGCCGCCCACGACGGTCTTCCGGCCGGTACTGATACGGGGCTTCATGTCTCCGTCGCAGGCCGATTGATGAACTCCCGCGATATCGGGGCATTGGTGTTCGGAGTGCTCCAGGACCACACCGGCCAGATCCAGCTGTTCGTCGAAGCCGATCGGCTCGGCGACCGGTTTGTCGCTTTCGGCGATCTCGATTCCGGAGACTGGGTGGGCGCGGAGGGAGAAGTGGTCACCACGAAGAGAGGCGAGCTGAGTGTCCGGGTGGAGTCGTTCACTCTCCTCGCCAAGGGATTGCGCCCTCTGCCGGAGAAGTGGCACGGGCTCACCGACGTCGAGAAGCGCCACCGGTATCGGTACGTCGACTTGATCGTCAACGCAGATGCCCGGGAGGTGATGCGTCGCCGTGTCGAAACCATCCAGTCGATTCGAGAGTCTCTGCTTGCCCGGGGATACCTCGAGGTGGAGACGCCCGTGCTGCACCACGTGCCGTCGGGCGGGCTGGCCACGCCGTTCGTCACCCATCACGACGCCCTGGGGCTGGACATGTTCCTGCGGATCGCTCTCGAGCTACACCTCAAGCGATTGATCGTCGGTGGGGCCGATCGGGTGTTCGAGATCGGTCGCGTGTTCCGCAACGAAGGGGTTTCCCCCCGCCACAACCCCGAGTTCACGATGCTCGAGCTCTACGAGGCCCTCGCCGACTACAACGACATGGCGACCCTTACCGAGGCTCTCGTGGTCGAGGCCGCCGAGAAAGTGCTGGGGACCACCGAGATCACGTTCGACGGTCGGTCGATGTCCCTTGCCGCCCCGTGGAGGCGGATCGACTACGTGGGGTCGGTGTCCGATGCCACAGGCAAGGACTGGGATCCGGTGATGCCTGTGGCGGATGCCAGGAAGCAGGCGATCGCCGCCGGGGTGCAGTCCGAGGGCTCATGGGGAACTGGCCGGATCATCGCCGAGGTGTTCGAGTCGGTGGTGGAGGATTCGCTGTGGGATCCGACTTTCGTGCTCGACTTCCCGGAGGAGATTTCGCCTCTCGCCCGCAAACATCGTTCCCGTCCCGGGCTGACGGAACGGTTCGAGGTCATCGTTGCCGGCAACGAATTGGCAAATGCCTTCTCAGAGTTGAACGACCCGGTGGAGCAACGGCGTCGGTTCGAAACTCAGGCCGCCGCCCGCGCCGCCGGAGACCACGAGGCCCACCCGATGGACGAGGACTTCCTGCGCGCACTCGAGTACGGGATGCCTCCGACCGGTGGCATGGGCATGGGCATCGACCGACTGGTGATGCTTCTCTCGGACAAGCCGTCGATCCGCGAGGTCGTGTTGTTCCCCCACATGCGCCCCGAATAG